A region from the Palaemon carinicauda isolate YSFRI2023 chromosome 9, ASM3689809v2, whole genome shotgun sequence genome encodes:
- the LOC137646999 gene encoding uncharacterized protein isoform X3 encodes MGCLPLAGDVKGVLTAPRLIVRGLSRRLSRWLVLHHQRRLRKISLRRYHRELRSKRQSCTCELLLKTKNSALVNSQVRPLSDTNSSLPSESSLAMSTITDREDNPERLNSYSNVKRYLGQSLISELICGEGCKASIVNKENSPACLEKVNQYENVCKHSITLHKELELVLPPNLFKIPNSTLFENQSYGLHNILPVKSCRVENNCGRGYIGRGYHTSLRRCSPRNIVPTGNDEYLGIGEISLIHHPDCDHQDLIDDSHHGQMCIDGRDGNRTWPGLPQTSSTTSSTPSKPHPSSKQMTRTLAQGSNSPVRNKPLVKLPTNSSAASLLAQYEEPSPQFKSDAPSEKAPKPPPQLSDLSNDKRFQILPSCVERVNIGDGESIELSPLYRRLIDRPYFHVISRSKSKKSLEKAADGVFLIRPSTRSSDPLTLCLQYCGRTYNINIRKRNDGHYALGTEKVNEMTFKSIDELVSTYSKEPIKLQNGDRVRLKGSPAKEDHIYVRMPIPVQNNY; translated from the exons ATGGGATGTTTACCTTTGGCTGGTGATGTGAAAGGAGTGCTAACTGCACCCAGGCTCATAGTTCGTGGATTAAGTCGACGGTTGTCACGTTGGCTTGTTCTTCATCACCAGCGAAGGCTACGAAAGATATCTCTTAGAAGGTATCATAGAGAATTACGATCCAAGAGACAGAGCTGTACGTGTGAATTGCTATTGAAAACAAAGAACTCTGCCCTTGTGAATTCTCAAGTGAGGCCACTTAGCGATACCAATAGTTCATTACCCTCCGAGTCGTCGTTGGCAATGTCTACTATTACCGACAGAGAGGATAATCCTGAAAGACTTAACTCATATTCTAATGTCAAAAGATACCTCGGCCAATCCCTAATTTCAGAGTTGATCTGTGGGGAGGGTTGTAAGGCCTCGATTGTTAATAAGGAGAATTCACCTGCATGTCTAGAAAAAGTGAACCAGTATGAGAATGTGTGCAAACATTCAATAACACTACATAAAGAACTTGAACTGGTTTTACCTCCTAACCTCTTCAAGATACCAAATTCAACTTTGTTTGAAAATCAGAGTTATGGTCTGCATAACATTCTTCCGGTGAAGAGCTGCAGGGTGGAAAATAACTGTGGAAGAGGTTATATTGGCCGTGGGTATCACACGAGCTTGAGAAGATGTAGCCCCAGAAACATCGTTCCTACTGGTAATGATGAGTATTTGGGGATTGGGGAGATTTCCCTGATACATCATCCAGATTGTGATCATCAGGATCTTATTGATGATTCTCATCATGGGCAAATGTGCATCG ATGGCAGAGATGGGAACCGGACCTGGCCTGGCTTGCCGCAAACCTCTTCAACTACAAGCAGTACTCCCAGTAAACCACACCCATCCTCAAAGCAGATGACTAGGACTCTGGCACAGGGAAGCAATAGCCCAGTTCGCAATAAACCCTTAGTAAAGCTTCCAACAAACTCATCAGCAGCATCCTTACTTGCACAGTATGAGGAGCCGTCCCCTCAATTCAAATCCGATGCTCCTTCAGAAAAGGCCCCAAAGCCGCCGCCTCAATTGTCTGATTTATCAAACGACAAAAGATTTCAAATTTTGCCTTCTTGTGTAGAGAGAGTCAATATTGGAGATGGAGAAAGTATCGAGCTAAGCCCTCTTTATCGCAGACTGATAGACAGGCCTTACTTCCATGTCATTTCCAGAAGTAAATCTAAGAAGTCTCTTGAAAAAG CTGCTGATGGAGTCTTCTTGATACGACCGTCCACACGCTCGAGTGATCCTCTAACACTCTGCTTACAATATTGTGGGAGAACTTACAATATCAATATAAGGAAGCGAAATGATGGACATTATGCACTTGGAACGGAAAAAGTTAACGAGATG